Proteins from a single region of Gasterosteus aculeatus chromosome Y, fGasAcu3.hap1.1, whole genome shotgun sequence:
- the LOC144391193 gene encoding uncharacterized protein LOC144391193, which produces MAGRRLAFNSPSTPLRGHQLSASPQTDEKKLLMLSVDRLVNSNNKLPISTSGSLHWSVRDSAGFCPRRRGTDSKKRRRAHDPTIAEAVRRLHNSETNYRRYEPEQGLISPHNEAVTSYLLREKSRFRRRHCVRL; this is translated from the exons atggctggacgacgtctcgcgttcaactcgccttcaactcctctccgcggtcaccaactttcggccagtccgcagacagacgagaagaagctgctgatgctctcagtggatcgtctcgtcaactccaacaacaaactgccgatatcaacgagcggttcgctccactggagcgttcgggactctgcgggtttctgtccacggaggagaggaaccgactcaaagaagaggagacgggcgcacgatcccacgatagcg gaagcggtgcgccgtcttcacaactccgagacgaactacaggcgctacgaaccggagcaagg actaatctcgcctcataatgaggcggtgacctcgtatttgctccgggaaaagtccagatttagacgacgtcattgtgt ccgcctgtga